GAATATGAAGTATCCCGTTGATTACAACATATTGATATCTGTTTTAGTCCTTGTTTCTATAGGAGTTGTAATGGTGTTTAGCGCAAGTTCTGCCAATGCTTACTATCAGTATCATGATTCTTTCTATTTTTTAAAAAGACAACTTCTATGGGCCATAATAGGTTTTTTTGCCATGACTTTTATGATGAATTTTGATTATCATAATTTGAAGAAATTGTCTGGCGTTTTATTAATATTGTCGATAATTTTGTTGATAGTTATATTACTGCCTGGTGTAGGAAGCACAAGGTACAACTCAACAAGATGGATTGAAATAGGTGGATTTACACTTCAACCATCAGAAATCGCGAAATATGCGATAATATTATTTTTCGCAAAATATTTTGATAAAAACCCAAGTTATGCAAAAAGTTTTAAAAAGGGAGTGCTGCCGGTACTTTTCATCGCTGGAATTTTCTTTTTGCTAATAATGAAACAACCTAATTTTAGCACGGCAGGAACGATATTTATTATATCGTTAATTATTTTGTTTGTAGCTGGTGCAAAATTATCTTTTATGGTGACACTGTTTGGGCTTGGAGGTTCTGCGGCATTAATTGTGGTGACTACTGTAAAATATATTAGGCAGAGGGTATTTACATTTTTAAATCCGTGGCAAGACATAAAAGAGCATGGATATCAGATTGTGCAGTCGTTGTATGCGTTAGGTTCTGGAGGACTTTTTGGAGTTGGTTTAGGTCGAAGCCGTCAGAAATTTATGTATTTACCTATGCCACAAAATGATTTTATTTTTTCAATAATAGGAGAAGAACTTGGGCTTATAGGAACAGCTTCTATATTGCTTTTGTTTTTGTATCTCATAATAAGGGGGCTTAGGGTTGCAGCAAAAGCGCCAGATGTCTTTGGGTGTCTAACTGCTACTGGGATAATAAGTGTAATTGGAGTTCAAACTTTAATAAATGTTGCAGTTGTCACTTCATCAATGCCTGCTACAGGTGTGTCCCTGCCGTTTATAAGCTATGGTGGAACATCGACAGTATTTATGATGGCAGCAATGGGCATATTGCTTAATATTTCACGTTATGCAAACATGGATAGGAGCTGATAAAATGAGATATTTGCTGACAGGCGGAGGCACCGGTGGACATATTTATCCAGCAGTAGCAATTGCAGATGAAATTAAAAGAAATGAAAAGGACGCAGAAATATTATTTGTTGGCACGGAGAAAGGACTTGAAAAAGAGTTAGTGCCGAAATCAGGATATGAGCTTAAAACTATAAGAGTGAAAGGCTTTAAACGGAAATTATCACTAGACACTTTAAGGACGATTAAAATTGCTTTTGATGGCTTAATAGATGCAAAGAAGATAATCAATGAATATAAGCCAGATATTGTAATTGGAACAGGAGGATATGTTTGTGGACCTGTGGTAATGATTGCAGCCCTTAAGCATATACCAACATTAATACACGAACAAAATGCCTTTCCTGGGCTTACAAACAGGGTACTTTCAAGGTTTGTAGACATTATTGCAACTGCTTTTGATGATTCAAAAAAATATTTTCGAGATAGAGACAATGTTTATGTAACTGGAAATCCTATAAGGATGGAGATATTAAATGCTAATAAAGTGCAAGCCCTTAAGAAATTTGAGTTAGAGCAGGGTAAAAAAGTGGTAGTTTCAGTTGGAGGTAGTAGAGGTGCTGCTAAAATAAACCAATATATGGTTGAATTAATAAAGCGTGCAGATGATGATTTTCAAATACTTATGATAACGGGAAAAAATCAATATGATACTGTAACAAAAATGATTAAAGATTACGATATAAAAATAGGAAAGAATATTAAGATAATTCCATATTGTTATGATATGGGTGATGTGTATGCAGTTGCGGATATAATGGTATGCAGAGCCGGTGCTATAACACTTGCTGAGCTATTGGCAACATCAACAGCATCAATTTTGATACCTTCCCCAAATGTTACACATAACCATCAAGAATATAATGCAAGAGTCCTTGAAAAGAATGGTGCTGCATTAGTTATTCTTGAGAGAGAATTAAATGGAGATATTTTATATGATAAAATATCATCAATCTTAAAAGATTCAGTTGTGCTAGAAAGGATGAAATCAAATGCAAAAAAACTTTCAAAAGTTGATGCTACAAAAGAAATATACAGGCTAATTAACGATTTAAAATAAGCTATTGTAACCTCCTGTAGCTAGGATGCATATTATGAAGTGTGCAGCTTAACAGGAGGTGATAGAATGGGATGAAGTATGTAATTGAAGGAGGAAATAGATTAAAAGGTGAATTACGGATAAACGGTGCAAAGAATTCTGTATTGCCGATACTTGCTGCAACATTATTGAATAAAGGTGTAAGTGTTTTACATTCATGTCCCAAATTGAAAGATGTGTATTCTATGATAGAAATATTGAGGCATTTAGGCTGTACTGTGGAATTTAATAACTCAGATATTATCGTTGATTCCAGCGGTGTTATAGATTATCACATCCCTGATAAGCTTATGAGAGCTATGAGGTCATCAATTTTTTTGATGGGAGCTTTAGTAGCAAGAAATAATATTGCCCAGATAAGTTTTCCTGGTGGATGTGATATCGGACATAGACCGATTGATTTGCATTTAAAAAGCTTAAGAAAGCTAGGCATATCTATAGGTGAATCATATGGTTATATTAACTGTAAATGCTCTTCAATAAGTGGCAGTGAGATACATTTGGATTTGCCCAGCGTTGGTGCTACAGAGAACATTATGCTGGCAGCGTCTATGGCAGATGGGACGACTGTTATAGGAAATGCGGCAAAAGAGCCAGAAATAGAGGATCTTCAAAACTTTTTAAATTCTATGGGTGCTAAGATTACTGGTGCAGGTACAAATACAATTGTTATACATGGTGTTAAAGAATTACATGACACCGAATATACGATAATACCCG
The nucleotide sequence above comes from Thermoanaerobacterium sp. CMT5567-10. Encoded proteins:
- the spoVE gene encoding stage V sporulation protein E, with translation MNMKYPVDYNILISVLVLVSIGVVMVFSASSANAYYQYHDSFYFLKRQLLWAIIGFFAMTFMMNFDYHNLKKLSGVLLILSIILLIVILLPGVGSTRYNSTRWIEIGGFTLQPSEIAKYAIILFFAKYFDKNPSYAKSFKKGVLPVLFIAGIFFLLIMKQPNFSTAGTIFIISLIILFVAGAKLSFMVTLFGLGGSAALIVVTTVKYIRQRVFTFLNPWQDIKEHGYQIVQSLYALGSGGLFGVGLGRSRQKFMYLPMPQNDFIFSIIGEELGLIGTASILLLFLYLIIRGLRVAAKAPDVFGCLTATGIISVIGVQTLINVAVVTSSMPATGVSLPFISYGGTSTVFMMAAMGILLNISRYANMDRS
- the murG gene encoding undecaprenyldiphospho-muramoylpentapeptide beta-N-acetylglucosaminyltransferase, with the protein product MRYLLTGGGTGGHIYPAVAIADEIKRNEKDAEILFVGTEKGLEKELVPKSGYELKTIRVKGFKRKLSLDTLRTIKIAFDGLIDAKKIINEYKPDIVIGTGGYVCGPVVMIAALKHIPTLIHEQNAFPGLTNRVLSRFVDIIATAFDDSKKYFRDRDNVYVTGNPIRMEILNANKVQALKKFELEQGKKVVVSVGGSRGAAKINQYMVELIKRADDDFQILMITGKNQYDTVTKMIKDYDIKIGKNIKIIPYCYDMGDVYAVADIMVCRAGAITLAELLATSTASILIPSPNVTHNHQEYNARVLEKNGAALVILERELNGDILYDKISSILKDSVVLERMKSNAKKLSKVDATKEIYRLINDLK
- the murA gene encoding UDP-N-acetylglucosamine 1-carboxyvinyltransferase gives rise to the protein MKYVIEGGNRLKGELRINGAKNSVLPILAATLLNKGVSVLHSCPKLKDVYSMIEILRHLGCTVEFNNSDIIVDSSGVIDYHIPDKLMRAMRSSIFLMGALVARNNIAQISFPGGCDIGHRPIDLHLKSLRKLGISIGESYGYINCKCSSISGSEIHLDLPSVGATENIMLAASMADGTTVIGNAAKEPEIEDLQNFLNSMGAKITGAGTNTIVIHGVKELHDTEYTIIPDRIVAGTYLIASAITKGELVLTNVVKRHIDSLLSKLNECGFKIISGNDFIKLEPCERAKAVDMIITLPYPGFPTDLQAQMVSLLSTADGTSIITETIFDNRFKYTEELVRMGADIKVDGRIAVVKGVEKLTGTNVLAKDLRGGAALVLAGLGAVGTTIVEDIEHIDRGYEDFSENLKNLGASIERTM